From a region of the Poecile atricapillus isolate bPoeAtr1 chromosome 16, bPoeAtr1.hap1, whole genome shotgun sequence genome:
- the GSC2 gene encoding homeobox protein goosecoid-2, with amino-acid sequence MSSEPVSGADPSRRGLKKPRPFSIEDILSSPAKKNPQVLVPLYLQNMLDYTPKQLCELETIPASSLQEEEEEEEEEEELEGAGCNCCCCSHTSARSLQDLPGWLDARFPWPMQLFHPAVRVCKSSQKSSELQTFQQMQRRTRRHRTIFTEEQLQALETLFHQNQYPDVVTREHLANRIHLKEERVEVWFKNRRAKWRHQKRVTASALLLQAKQPPKESC; translated from the exons atgTCTTCAGAGCCAGTGTCAGGTGCTGACCCCAGCAGGAGAGGCCTGAAGAAGCCACGTCCGTTCAGCATCGAGGACATCCTCTCCAGCCCTGCGAAGAAGAACCCCCAGGTCTTGGTGCCACTGTACCTACAGAACATGTTGGACTACACACCcaagcagctgtgtgagctggagaccatcccagccagctccctgcaggaggaggaggaggaggaggaagaggaggaagagctggaaggGGCAGGCtgcaactgctgctgctgctctcacacGAGCGCCCGTTCCCTGCAGGACCTGCCGGGCTGGCTGG ATGCCCGGTTCCCCTGGCCCATGCAGCTCTTCCACCCGGCAGTCAGGGTCTGTAAGAGTTCCCAGAAGTCAAGCGAGCTGCAGACCTTCCAGCAGATGCAGCGCCGCACACGCCGGCACCGCACCATATTCACcgaggagcagctgcaggccCTGGAGACGCTTTTCCACCAGAACCAGTACCCGGACGTCGTCACCCGCGAGCACCTGGCAAACCGCATTCACCTGAAGGAGGAGAGGGTAGAG GTTTGGTTTAAAAATCGTCGGGCGAAGTGGCGGCATCAGAAGAGGGTGACTGCTTCAGCACTGCTCCTCCAGGCCAAGCAGCCCCCCAAGGAGAGCTGTTAG
- the ESS2 gene encoding splicing factor ESS-2 homolog, whose protein sequence is MEAIPAPPASPAALVPATAAGPVAVTGKEVVSPAPRHPKKILDEEAYIESLEKIIQRDFFPDVEKLRAQKDYLEAEENGDLEKMRQIAIKFGSSLSKSLRDTPAPYVTPATFETPEVHPGSLPAGNKSKVGIKTAEEGEAEKDDKDALPSLDTFLAKHTSEDNASFEQIMEVAKEKEKVKHAWLYSAEEEYTRRQNENLALPSAEQQALENVKAGLDTWEYTARNTLMYYPTGVPDESDVFKKPREVVHRNTRFVKDPFSQAVSKSQLQQAAALNAQYKQGKVGPDGKELIPQDSSKVNGYGFVATPSPAPGVNESPFMTWGEIESTPLRLEGSERPYVDRTPGPAFKILEPGRRERLGLKMANEVAAKNRAKKQEALRKVTENLASLTPKGLSPAMSPALQRLVNRTASKYTDKALRASYTPSPAHTGTPGYKTPASGPQTPQSTPQSRTVSQTPISQDTTSITDNLLQLPKRRKASDFC, encoded by the exons ATGGAGGCGATACCGGCACCCCCGGCCTCTCCCGCCGCACTGGTGCCGGCTACCGCCGCGGGGCCCGTCGCCGTGACGGGGAAGGAAGTGGTGTCGCCGGCCCCGAGGCACCCGAAGAAGATCCTGGATGAGGAGGCTTATATCGAG AGCttagagaaaatcatccagcgAGACTTTTTTCCTGATGTGGAGAAGTTGCGAGCACAGAAGGACTATCTGGAGGCTGAGGAAAATGGCGACTTGGAGAAAATGAGACAAATTGCTATCAAGTTTGGCTCTTCCTTGAGCAAATCGTTGAGGGACACACCTGCACCCT ATGTTACCCCAGCCACGTTTGAAACCCCAGAAGTGCATCCAGGTAGCCTTCCAGCGGGAAATAAATCTAAAGTTGGCATCAAGACTGCAGAAGAAG GAGAAGCAGAGAAAGATGATAAAGATGCTCTTCCCAGCCTGGACACCTTCTTGGCAAAGCACACGAGTGAGGATAATGCTTCCTTTGAGCAGATCATGGAAGTGGccaaagagaaggagaaagtcAAGCACGCCTGGCTGTACAGCGCAGAGGAGGAGTACACCCGG CGACAGAATGAAAACCTGGCACTTCCTTCAGCTGAGCAGCAAGCTCTGGAGAACGTGAAAGCTGGACTGGATACCTGGGAATACACAGCTCGAAACACCCTCATGTATTATCCAACAG GTGTACCTGATGAGAGTGATGTCTTTAAGAAGCCCAGGGAAGTCGTGCATCGAAACACCCGTTTTGTGAAGGACCCTTTTAGCCAAGCTGTGAGCAAATCACAGCTCCAACAAGCTGCAGCCCTCAATGCTCAG tacaaACAGGGCAAAGTGGGACCTGATGGGAAAGAACTGATACCCCAAGACTCTTCAAAAGTGAATGGGTATGGATTCGTGGCTAccccctctccagccccag GTGTGAATGAGTCGCCTTTTATGACATGGGGTGAAATTGAAAGCACCCCATTGCGTCTGGAAGGGTCAGAAAGACCATATGTGGATAGAACACCTGGACCAGCTTTCAAG ATCCTGGAGCCTGGGCGCCGTGAGAGATTAGGACTCAAGATGGCCAATGAAGTGGCAGCTAAAAACCGAGCAAAGAAGCAGGAGGCACTTCGAAAAGTGACAGAAAACTTGGCCAG CCTTACTCCAAAAGGACTAAGCCCAGCAATGTCACCAGCTTTGCAAAGACTTGTAAACAGGACTGCAAGTAAATACACCGACAAAGCCCTGCGAGCCAGCTAcactccttccccagcccacaCAGGAACTCCTGGTTACAAGACCCCGGCCAGTGGGCCTCAAACGCCCCAGAGCACCCCACAGTCTAGGACGGTATCTCAGACACCAATATCTCAGGATACTACATCCATCACGGACAATTTACTGCAGCTTCCCAAAAGAAGAAAGGCATCTGATTTCTGCTAA